CAAAACACAAGCATGCTAAGCTTCTTGTACTGAGAGGCTGACAAGAGTGGTAATACTGCAAGGGGACATAGCCACAGTAATATGTGatgccagctctgagcagctgataCATTGAATTTTAATTCATGTTAACCAGAAATCACAACTGTAGCAGCTGTGGGCTTTGCAGACATTAGTCCAAATTGCTCATCTGTGGTGAGTCCATTTCTTCCAGTTGATTTCTTCCCACAGAGTGAGATTGATATGGGAGCTCTGTTGAAGTCAACTTGTGACACTTTCCTGAAGACTCTTGACGAATGTATGCAGATTGCAAATACTGCCTTCACTTCTGAGTTATTGCATCAGACCCCACCTGGATCCCCAAATTTAGCAGTTCTCAGAACGAGCAAGGTAAAGGCCAGTATCTTCTTTTCTCAGCTTCAGCAGGGATGCTAATGGGTCCTTTTGTCAAAAGTAGCATTTGTAGAGGTAGGGAATGTCTTTTTACCCATATCATAGCTACTGGTCCCACACTGGACATACTCTGCTATTTCTTGTGGTTTGCAAGTGAGGTAGGGCCATTTTTTTACAAAGCAGTGACCAATCTCTTAAATTTTAATGACAGGTGGAAGTTACTAAACATTAACTTTCAGGACCTGAAAGTTACACACTGGTGTTTCACAGAAAGTAATACAATGGTGTTTCAAAATACCTTGGCTTTACAGCAAGTTTGTCCATGTGGGAGCTCACAGCAATTATTGCTTTGTTAAACTACAGCAGTACTGGATGTGTGTTAATATGCCAGTGGGAGGTGATGAGTAGCTTTTTAATGAGAAGGGCACTTTCTTGAATCATGGATCCATAACTACATGTGGAAAACTGGAGCATCTCTGGCAAGCAGAAAGATCTATGTAGGAAGGTAGATGCATGACTGCATCTGAGAAATGGGATTGCTTCACCATACCTAATGTCTAGCctcatgtttcttctttttttttaaaactttttttattaagtGAAGAACACATTGCAAAGGAAACTCACTGCTTTATCTCCATATGCTGTGTGGTGTCTCACTTGACACTTGCTAACTAGCTTCTGAAAGAAatcttctgattttatttcctcttctttttctttttttttctttacaatatTGTAATGGTGTAATAATGTAGCACCATTTTCACATTTGTCTGTGTACTGCGTCCAGGTCAGAGAATTagggagggtttttttgctgaCTCaacttgtgtttaaaaaaatgtgaaatttgaGAAGCATGATACAGTCTTAATTGCTTTAAACAATATTCTCCCCCCTCCATATCTTGCAGGTAAAGCACTCTATCTTGTCCAGTCACGCCTCAACAGAAAGGTATAACAGAAGTCTTTACTGTCAATCTCTTTCTAATctgtgtttggttgttttttccctaCTGCTACTCTGCTCTTACTGGATGCAGGCAGAACTGTATCACTCTGAGCTGCCTTCTTGTAAGCAGATGGAATGAAAGGGCTCTGCCTCATCCCATTTCATGTCTCTTCTGTGTCAGtcctttcccttccatttttctctgcagtccACTTGGTGTCGTACTGCTCAATCACCAGCCAGCTCTCTCCCACTTCAGTGCTCCTTCCTGCATTTTAGGTTCCACTCCATAAGCCCATAAAAATCATTGATGGTGAGCAGACTGATTCCTGAAGTAGGTGGCAAGGatgtatattttaaagtacTAATGGGGGGATATTGTAGAAGTTACAGTACCTGcctgcaattttcttttctgtaattgTACTTTTTTGATTATGTACCTTTTTAATAAAGATCACTGTAAATATACTTGAACTCTGAAAGCTGAGGTTGAGTCTTTAATCCTCTTTTCTGCAAAAAGCTGCCTCAttcttgttattattttagGCAAGTTCtttgctcagagcagcctgtgaCAGCCTATAACTTCTGTCAACTATTTTGCTCTTGTTGTTTGTGTGTTCACAGGAAGAAGCTTACCAAGCAATGCTTTATGcattaaatattattctttccctttcttcaggCAGGTGGAATTGAGCCCCTGTGAAAATGGCTgtgtaaaaacagaaattaaccATCAAGAGCAagcagttattaaaaatatggaatgTTTAAACTTGGAAACAAATGAGGGGACTGGTGATGTTTATGTTGAAGATCATGTAGTAAAGGATTTGGCAGGTATGTATATGCACAGTCTACTGTCCAGGATGATCGATTATTCTGTAAGTGTAAATTAAGGAAGGTGTAGGCACCATGTGAGATTCCTGACTCCCAGGAGAGGAAATATCAGTTTTTTAATCTGATACTGCCCCTTGCAAGTTTTCTCAGCATGacttctgctgcctttgttGATGGCTAACTTGGGACTGaatggagaaggaaattaaaaatttggttttggaCAAGTTGGGGCCCTCCAGGTGCAGATTGACTTGTGTAACAAAACAAGCTGGCAGAGCTTGGACTCTCTGTACACTGTGGGCAGGCACATTATTCTCTGCTAGTATGTGGAAGCTTTGTGTGTCTAAGGGCTTGAACTTTTAGTCACACTTGATTTCTCTGACAAATGTTTACAGAAAATTAACCCTTTTTCTGCAACTAAGAGTATCCTAGAAAGCAtcttatttcttcctttatcaTAGCAATAGTGTGAACTTAGATTTGTATATGACTTCAGTGAAATAGTGTTGAACTAATTCAGTATAAAATTCCTTCCAGTGTGGTTATATTGTTAAGGGCTGCTAAACTTAATTTGGATAACTATTGACGTAACATGATTTTTGCACATCCTGTAGAATGGACTGTACTGTTCTTGAACAGTGGCTGTCTTTGTCTGGCTGTTATTCCAAAACATAAATATTCAGTCAGTGATAAATGTTCCAAAACATAATATGCAGCAGAAGCTTTTAAGTCCAAGTTAATGATGATAGTGATTTTGCCCTTATGGGTTCCATTTGgagtttttcccatttttgggGTTGGTACTATGTAATGTGGCACATCCCTGCAGAATAACACACACAGGACACCATTTAGTGTAGTATCAATAAAACAGCACTAAAGCAAAGACATCAAACTAATTCAAGGTCTTGGTGTCATTTAGCTACTGTGGTTCCTGtgcacaaaagagaaaaggctACCCCCTGGTTGGTACACATATTTGAGCTGCAGAGTTTTGTTGTCAATATGGGGTGGAGTTGGGATGTGCAGGGCCATCCATAGAGAGTGGGCTGACCCAGCCAGCCCATGGGCTTCATCTCGCTGATGGCTGTAGCTGGGTGCTCCTCCTGACCCAAGAGCTCTGCCCTGTCTCAGAtacttttccttccctttcccctttcttaaGAAGTCAGTCTTTAAAAGTGCTTGTGCACTAAAGTCCCATAGCAAATTTCTCTGTCATTTAGGGCTTACAGTGTTTGAGTTTGAAAACAATTGAGTTTGAATTTCAGAGCACCCAAGGTTTTGCATAGAACTCCTGCAGGGTCACTGCAGACTTGGGCTGTTTTTCTACTCCCCAGCCTATGTGGCTTGGTGCAGGACAGATCAGTGGCATCACTCAGACCTCTGTCATTCTTTGGCAAAGACACTTTGCTTGTGAATGTCAGTGGTGTCTGAGGCCATTTTTATTCTGCCTTGAAGAGACTTGCTGGTGTGGTGTGAGGGGATTTCTTTTCACACAGCACCAGGTTTGTTCAGTGGTTCTCCAACTAATAGGGACGGCTGTAAGCCTGCTTTCAGTTGTCACTTGGAGGAAGAGAGTTCCTTGCAGCTTGATCCTTTCACCCAGAAGCTCAATTCCACTTCCGGTTTCTCTCTGATTCTCACTGGCACTTAAAAGTATTCCTTTCCTGGAAAGACAGATTCCCTGGGAAATCCTGGATGTTAGTTTGGCAGTCTGGCAGCAAGATGTGCTGTAGCTATAGCTTGTATGATGCAGATGCTGTGAATCATTTTTGCTTCTTGTTCTCTGAAGTTCTCCATGAGGTCAGAGGGTCTTACCACGTATGGGATGTATATGAAagattttgtctttcctttgtCTTCCTTGTGCTGTATGTGAAACAGATGTACTTGGCCCTAAAGAGGAGATAAAATAGACCACAGTGGGGAAGATGTACCTGGACCTTTTCTGGGAAACTTTAGAGATATTTATAGAAATCACATAGAACATAGCAGCCTGTGATAATATACAAGTGTCCATCTAAGCAGCCAGTTTGCTTACCTATCAGAAGGAGTAAACATGTTGCTattattcttttgcttttgaaaatgccCTGTGGCACTTCAACAATAGTGGGAAAGTTACAGCCATGTGAGAAGTAATCTTCCTTTCAAGGAGATGAGTCAGCTCCCTGCTGTACCAAATTGCTTCTTCAGTGCTATTCTTTCTCACAAGACTGTTCTTGCTGATGTTGTGTGGGCTCACCTGTATTGTAGCCTGGTCTTTGGTCTGTATGATTAAAAGAAATGGGGGGTGACTGATTGAAATGTGGTCTGAGCACCTACCAAACCTGCAGTGAGAGAgtggtgctggcagggatgCTTTTAAACTTGCATTATCCACATATCCACGTGCCTTCCTTCAAACAGAAAGGCATATTGATGAAAAGGAATAACAATATGTGcatgtaacttttttttgttttgttttgtttttcttttgtttcctgtaaaTGTTAGGCATTAAAGACGATGGAGAGGACAAGTTGCAAGCTGTAGAAAGCTGTGGTGCCCACAAGTTGCTGCAGTCAGAAACAAATTCTTTAGGTGGATTGATTTTGtgtgaggaagaaggaaatgaaaaggattCTCCTACCTTCTTCAGTGTCATGAGCAATAGGTAGTACAGATTTCAATTAAAAGGATTATTGCAACTTAATGTTAAGCCTTTAATTgacttatttttaatacttttctgTCTGTAAAGCTGTTTTTACTGAGATGATTTAACAAGACTGCCTAGAGCACAGTAATTGGAAGAAGATATCTTTTGTGAAATTAGCTGTACAGAGTGAAGTGGGAggtttttccttgtttgtgaTTGCAGTCCTTGCTTGCACACCACCCTATGTGTGTTCTCTGCAGTCAGTTACTTTTaacacagtaaaacaaaagcCATGTTGGTGGTTTCATGTCTATAAATTTTACCTCTATGCAAATGACTTGGACAGGAAATCtagttttgcttttcaagtTACATAAAAAGAATTGTTAAGGTAACAATATTTTCTGCTTGTCCTGGACACCAGGTTCAGTGATATTGAGCTTCGGGAGGAGGAGGGCATACCAACAGAGGAGTTCCTGGAGTCGTGTTATGCAATTGTGCCTGTTCTGGGTAAGcagcttcttttcttctgactCCTTCtgactgctgctggcagcaagcAAAGGTGGAGCAGTTGGGTTGGAAAACTTGTTTCTTCACTAAAGTGATACAGTAGAGCCAGTACAGGCAGATTCAGTTTGACTGATTCTGAGAACGTGTTTCTTACCCCCTTGCTTTAAAGAGGATCCACTCTCATTTAGATGGGACCCATATATAAGCTGTTTGGCAATCTAGGTGTTTGTATGGAACAGCAATTTCTCCCCCTCAAAAAAGCAGCATAGGTGCCTTACAGTGTATTATAGCTGATAGCACACCATCAGCTGTACTCTATTGATTTTTCCAAAGACTTTGATCTTCACCTAGGACAGCCCCCCACCAGCTTGACCCCTGCGTGTAGTGGATGTGGTGGCCCTGTGAGCATGCAGCCTTTTAAAGATTTCTGAACTAGGTCAGAATATTTTAACACTTGTAGCAACTGGGATGGATTGGTTCTATACCagagaaaaatatcagtttGTCATTCATTTACTATTTTTCTGCCATTTAGAAAGATTGTTAAAtgagtaaattaaattaatttttactaaaatatgagaactggaaaaagacacaattttaaagtactgtacattttttttttcccctagataAGCTGGGACCAACTGTTTTTGCTCCAGTTAAAATGGATTTTGTAGGCAACATCAAGGTAACAATTTATTTCTAGCactggttttcagtttttaaacagaatatcTACTTTAGACACTAGAGCTCAAGAATCTTTGTGATAGGAGTCAATACTGGAAGGTTATTTGATATTTGATAATGTTGCCATCTGTCAGACTGAAGCACTGAAATGCCCCTAATTCTGTTCTGACAGTACATGCTGTGTTTAATAAATCCAGTTGTGGGCAAACTTATAAAATACTTGATTGACTGCCAAGTAAAACATCTGTTACACCTAGTGAATATGACTGATTCTGAACTGTATAGGTTATAAGTCATGATGTGATGTTAGCAATGTTGACTTTAacctggaaaacaaatggagggggtgggggaaaagcTTTGCTCAGTCACGAAGGAGGaatttaatactttaaaaagcagtttcttaGCAGACTGGGGCAGACCATGCAGGCTTGGTTCTTTTTCTGGAAACTCTTCCAGCTTCAAGTGCCTTCTGAACAGCCTTCAAGAACCTTTGAAATACTGGTTATGAGACAAAATGTGTTCATAATGAGACTTTTCAtagcattttctttcaagaaaagaaagcaataataGCAAAACATGTCTTCTGGGTGTGTACTAAGGAATATTGTATACAGTCAGATTTGTTTGGACCTTATAGAAGGTAGCCACTGGAAGACTGAAAatagcaagagaaaataatgctATTTACAAACCTAAAACATAGAATATTTATTGGCAAGTGATAGACAGTTACTCCTTTaatgtagaagaaaaatctgtttgtctGCCCCTTATATATTGTCTCTTTTGTTTGTGTGAGGAGTTGTGTATAGAAACTTGGGAATAAATTGAAACCATAGGCATGCTAAGTGTAATATTGAGAGTTTGCAGTGGTCTGAAGATAAATTTTGCTTGTAGTTGAAGCTCTGGGAAAATGGGACTTGCCTGAAAAGAAGTTTGAATTAACTCCTTTCCTCCAGTGGGGAGGATGTCATGGGAACCTCAAGCATTTTTTTGGACAGAAGTGCTAGGTCCCATGTAAATTTTTGGCTGAGATGCTTTATTTTGGTTGTGTCAGCCAGATGTGTCTGGGGTGTGCCCTGGAATGGCATGCCCATGTCAGAGCAGCCATGCCATGGGAAGTAGTGGGTGACATCCTTGGGAATCTGTAGTATCTCTTAGCAGGGAAGAGTCCTGTTAAATGGGTAGTGTATTTGTAGGCCCCTGTTGGGTCTTAAAATTCATAAAGCTTTGCCCATTCTattctttccagaaaataaaccagaaatttaTAACCAACAAAGAAGAGTTTGATACCCTTCAGAAGATTGTGCTCCATGAAGTGAACGCAGGTGTAGCACAAGTTAGAAACTCTGCTACAGAGGCTCTCCTGTGGCTGAAAAGGTAATGGCTTTCTTTCTGCCTTCACTGTGAGCTGCTGGGGCCTTTCACCAGTGCAGACTTGTGTACATGGAGCAGGCTGGTTACTTCCCACAGGCTCCATCAATCCAAACTTCTTCAAGAAGTCAGCCTCAAAATTAATGCTGTCTGTGGCTGTACCACTGCAACTTTGCCGAAAGCTTGAAAAAACATTGCAGGCGaacttttttcctgtaaaagtgAAGTTACAGTCAATGACTGACTGATCCTACTTGGCTAGGGCATCAAGCAGATGATTtcaagctgcagcagaaatgtttaGCAAAGTGGTTTTCCCTTTTACTGGGAGAGAGGTTGGAGGAGGTGGCTGCGAATTTTGTTCAGATTGGAATTGTCTCCTTAATTCTGAGTTTTTTTGCACTTCGGGGTTGTATTCCAACTTTTGGGGGCTTTGTTATACTTTGGGTTACTTTCTTATAAATAtggtttccttttatttcatgGGCTCATCCTGGCAGAGGTTTAAAGTTCTTGAAAGGGTTTTTGACGGAAGTGAAGAATGGGGAAAAGAACATCCAAACAGCTCTGAGTGAGTACCAATTGCTTTGTTCTTAATGTGCTTCTAAATTTACATACTTGGCTACTTTCCTTCTTGTTTAGAACTGTGTCTTCTTCAGTGACTGATGAGGCATGTGATTTCTAAGACATAACAATTttgaaaacttgaattttttaaaatggcagCCTTGAGATGGGTTACTAGATAACTGGTAAATGTTGATTCATTAGCAAATAGATTCCTTTAATTGGCATATTTTTGGCAGAGGAGACAGTCATATCTTAGGGAGACAAGTGCTTTGACTCATTCAAATTTCTCTACTGGCTTGTAGTGGGAGTACTCCCAAATGTATAATTGCTGTTTTGTTAGTTTTCTAATTCCTCGTGTGATTTGCCATCATTCTTTGAAATCACCTTTTTTTCAATATAGCTGTGAATTGCCTGCATCAGTTAGAAGGGATGTtgtaacaaagaaaaaggattttttccaagTACACCATTTCTGACACTTTCTTTGTCAGGCTACTGGTCACAGCAAGTACAACAACCCCCGTTAAACTTGACTTGGTTACTCCTAGGCAAGACCCCCTCTATATGCATGCAGTATAATGTTGTAATAATCCTTTAAACCAActtggaaacagctttttttttaaagctttttattttatcctcttTTACACAGCACAGCAGTTGCCTTATAGGATTAGTAAAAAGAACTACTACACTGAAGTATGTAGCAGCTCTTGGAAGTGAGGCTGTGTATACATCGCTACCAGATATGGGTGTTAAACACCATAGAAAGTGTTTAGGCACTTATTTGAGCTTTTGAGTCTGGAGGCTTCAGCCTGAACTACTCCTTGAATtgctctgtgtctgcagcagagtcatgctgctgtttttttctactttttcattccctttcttcCCATGAAAAGCTCTTCTACATCTGTCCCACCACTGCAGCTTTGGTTTACTGTTGGAGTTTCACTccatacagtatttttttagaCTTTACATTAGCCTTCCTGTCTGTTAGAGCACTTACTTTCTGTGGATGAGATGAAGGAGTTTTGACAGTGGAGCTGAAACTCCAGTgcaaaaatcccaaatctgtCATCTCTTTTCAGTCATAACTTTAGAACTCAGAAACAGCCATCATTTACGTTGAGTGGCAAGAGTATACCCTTGAGTAGTAATTTCTAAGCTTCAAGTTCTCTTTGTGATGCAAACTTAAAACTGCCACTCATCCAtctcttgattattttttttttccttttaagacaATGCTTATGGAAAGACATTAAGGCAGCACCATGGTTGGGTTGTCCGCGGGGTCTTTGCAGTAAGTATTTATCTTGGCTGCTGATAGAGCTGGGGGTCTTGTTCATGTGATGTTATGTTGTGTGTAAGTCATAAACTGTATTAAAATTCCGAGTACTAAAATTAATAGATTCCTTTCCCAGACCTTACTTTCAAAGTGAGGATTGTGGTTTTCACTATGTTTAGTACTGGACTTTCAGGGTGGAGCCTGCTTTCTAGAGATGAAACAGACAGATTGCACTTGCATGCACAGTTTTTTAATTATGTGCTTTTGAGCAGTCTTGCAGGGCTATTAAATGAAGAAGAGAGGATGTGAGGTTGCTTTTTTGAAGATTGATCTCTCTTTGAATATGAtgagcacacacacagtgtGTGTGGGGAATTGAGGTAGAATATATTGGCTAGAAGAAATTTTTCGATCGGTCTGGCAGCTCCCCCTTGTGTCTGTCACTGGAAAATTATCACTGcaattacaaaaggaaaaaagaaaacctcttcCAGGCAGTCATGACTTTGACTGAGAGAAGCAGAATTGTTGGAGAGAGCTTTCTAAAATAGCATGTTGAGAATTTGGTGATGGTGTGTAACACTGGGTTGGGAGCTCCCCTAACAAACTATACTTTATCTGAggtttgtatttaattaatttctat
The sequence above is drawn from the Parus major isolate Abel chromosome 2, Parus_major1.1, whole genome shotgun sequence genome and encodes:
- the PLEKHA8 gene encoding pleckstrin homology domain-containing family A member 8 isoform X1 translates to MEGVLYKWTNYLSGWQPRWFLLCGGILSYYDSQEDAWKGCKGSIQMAVCEIQVHPADNTRMDLIIPGEQYFYLKARNAVERQKWLVALGTAKACLTDSRTQKEKEFTENTEALKTKMSELRLYCNLLVQQVHKTKEASISGVSEPESEIDMGALLKSTCDTFLKTLDECMQIANTAFTSELLHQTPPGSPNLAVLRTSKVKHSILSSHASTERQVELSPCENGCVKTEINHQEQAVIKNMECLNLETNEGTGDVYVEDHVVKDLAGIKDDGEDKLQAVESCGAHKLLQSETNSLGGLILCEEEGNEKDSPTFFSVMSNRFSDIELREEEGIPTEEFLESCYAIVPVLDKLGPTVFAPVKMDFVGNIKKINQKFITNKEEFDTLQKIVLHEVNAGVAQVRNSATEALLWLKRGLKFLKGFLTEVKNGEKNIQTALNNAYGKTLRQHHGWVVRGVFALALRAAPTYEDFVAALSVDECDPQEETFYKGMQRDLNIYLPAMEKQLNILDTLYEVHGLESDEVV
- the PLEKHA8 gene encoding pleckstrin homology domain-containing family A member 8 isoform X2, translated to MGCPLPDSFEPGWQPRWFLLCGGILSYYDSQEDAWKGCKGSIQMAVCEIQVHPADNTRMDLIIPGEQYFYLKARNAVERQKWLVALGTAKACLTDSRTQKEKEFTENTEALKTKMSELRLYCNLLVQQVHKTKEASISGVSEPESEIDMGALLKSTCDTFLKTLDECMQIANTAFTSELLHQTPPGSPNLAVLRTSKVKHSILSSHASTERQVELSPCENGCVKTEINHQEQAVIKNMECLNLETNEGTGDVYVEDHVVKDLAGIKDDGEDKLQAVESCGAHKLLQSETNSLGGLILCEEEGNEKDSPTFFSVMSNRFSDIELREEEGIPTEEFLESCYAIVPVLDKLGPTVFAPVKMDFVGNIKKINQKFITNKEEFDTLQKIVLHEVNAGVAQVRNSATEALLWLKRGLKFLKGFLTEVKNGEKNIQTALNNAYGKTLRQHHGWVVRGVFALALRAAPTYEDFVAALSVDECDPQEETFYKGMQRDLNIYLPAMEKQLNILDTLYEVHGLESDEVV